The following proteins are co-located in the Molothrus ater isolate BHLD 08-10-18 breed brown headed cowbird chromosome 29, BPBGC_Mater_1.1, whole genome shotgun sequence genome:
- the LOC118696034 gene encoding protein S100-A9-like: MKTDLELALECAVNVYHRFAAQRPVDDYLSLGEFSRLLKETAEPFLKNTVPPKTTMDSYIKQLFTKADANHDGRLKFTEFLTTLSLVAIDAHNRSHQGPGGDHGHDHGHGHDHGHDHGHDHGHGHSHRH; the protein is encoded by the exons ATGAAAACCGACCTGGAGCTGGCGCTGGAATGCGCCGTCAACGTCTACCACCGGTTCGCGGCGCAGCGCCCCGTGGACGACTACCTGAGCCTGGGGGAGTTCTCCAGGCTGCTCAAGGAGACGGCCGAGCCCTTCCTGAAGAACACGGTGCCG CCCAAAACGACCATGGACAGCTACATCAAGCAGCTCTTCACCAAAGCCGACGCCAACCACGACGGCCGCCTCAAGTTCACCGAGTTCCTGACCACGCTGAGCCTCGTGGCCATTGATGCCCACAACAGGTCCCACCAGGGCCCTGGTGGTGACCACGGCCACGACCACGGGCACGGCCACGACCATGGGCATGACCACGGGCATGACCAtgggcatgggcacagccacCGTCACTGA
- the LOC118696046 gene encoding protein S100-A7-like, whose amino-acid sequence MSTSTHSHAGSRQLPGNCTLEKALQTVVDVFHQYSIRQGEIDLLSMSDFTTLLKEQAPSFLGTCDRNRPGYLEKLFQETDLNKDKEVSFEEFTIVLSKLADDAHRISHGSERCGPDKD is encoded by the exons ATGTccaccagcacccacagccacGCCGGGAGCCGGCAGCTCCCGGGGAACTGCACCCTGGAGAAGGCCCTGCAGACCGTGGTGGACGTGTTCCACCAGTACAGCATCCGCCAGGGTGAGATTGACCTCCTGAGCATGAGCGACTTCACCACGCTGCTGAAGGAGCAGGCGCCGTCCTTCCTGGGGACCTGC GACAGGAACCGGCCTGGCTACTTGGAGAAGCTCTTCCAGGAGACCGACCTGAACAAGGACAAGGAGGTGAGCTTCGAGGAGTTCACCATCGTGCTGAGCAAGCTGGCTGATGACGCCCACCGCATCAGCCACGGCTCCGAGCGCTGCGGGCCCGACAAAGACTGA